The DNA window AGGTCGAGCTGAGGCCCTGCGGCAACGAGAAGGTGGAGCACGGCGAGGGGTACGACGCCAAGGCACGCGACTGCATCTGGAAGGCGTACGTGGATCGTGAGCTGGCCGAGTTCAAGACCACGCACTTCACCATCGAAGGAGATCCCATCTCGTACAAGATCCAGATCAATCCGAACGTGACCGTCACCGTCGACAACCAGGATCGCTACGGCCAGAAGGGAGTCTCCAACCACACGTGTCAGGCCATGGAGCGCATCCGTCAGGAGAAGCAGCCCGAACGCTTCGGCTTTGCCCTGAGCGGCTGCACGGGCGGGGGCATGGCGCGTCTGGCCGTCCCGTGACGTTCGAGCGCGGCGTGGTTCATGACGCACCGAAAGCCACCATGTCGTCCTCTGGGTTTCGTAGACGCGAGGCCTGCCAGGGCCTACTCTTCGGGGATGCTGCCCTCAGCTGGGCCGCCCGAGGAATTCACCCGCTCCCTGTCGGTCCCAGATCCATGCCCGCTGGCGTGGCATCGGGCCAAAGGGAGTCCATGAGACCCCCTGGATCATTGCCCGCCAGAGGATCCCACCATGCTTGAAGCCGCCACAGAAGCCGTCGACCTGCAGCTCTACCTGGAGGCCGCCGGATGCACCCATGTGGGCATGATCCGCGACACGAACCAGGACAGCTTCGCCCTCGTGGAGTCGCTGGGTCTGTTCCTCCTCGCCGACGGCATGGGGGGTCGCGCCGCGGGGGAGATCGCCTCGCGCATGGCGGTCGATACGGTGCGCGGCTTCTTCGACGATCCCGATGCCACCTGGCCCATCGCGCTCGGGCCGCCCAGCACGCGCACGGGGACCGCGCGCTACGTGGACCAGGCGCTGCCCTTGCTCGTGGCGGGCATCCAGCTCGCGAACGGGCGGATCTTCGCCGCAGCGCGTCGCGATCGGGACAAGCGCGGCATGGGCACCACGTTCGTCGCCGCGCTCGCGCGCGATGGCTTCGTGGCGCTCGCGCACGTGGGCGACAGCCGGGTGTACCGCTACCGCAACGGCGAGCTCGATCTGCTCACGCGTGACCACTCCCTCTTGAACGAGTGCATCCGGCTCGGCCACATCCTGCCCGAGGACGCGGCGTCGTTCCCGCTGCAGCACGTGATCACCCGAGCGCTCGGTACCGAGGAGCTGGTGGAGGTCGAGACGCGCATCGAGGAGGTGCAGTGCGACGACGTGCTGCTCCTCTGCTCCGACGGGCTGTCCGGTCCCGTCTCCTCCGAGGAGATGGCGGAGATCATCAGCTCTCAGGGCGACCTGCAGATGGCGGCGCGGCGGCTGGTGCAGCGCGCCAACGAGCGCGGGGGGCCGGACAACGTGACGTGCATCCTCGTGCGCTGGAGCGACGCGATCACCACCGCCAACCGAGGTCGGCAGACGACCACGCCGACGACGCCCGCCCCCGCTCCCTGAAACGCCAGCCGCGCCGCGCGGACGGGGCAACAAATCCCCCGACCCCGCAATGGCTGTGGAGCTGAACACAAGTTCCGTATTCTGCCTGCCAGGCCGACGGGGTTCGTGCTAAGCGCGACGGCCGTCATGCAGGCCGCTCACTCCACCCCCCGGCTCCACGAGGCCGCCCGCGAGCCCGATTTCATCGAGGTCATCGGCTCGCGGGAGCACAACCTCCACATCGACAAGCTCGAGGTGCCGAAGCGGCAGCTCGTCGTCTTCACCGGCGTGAGCGGCTCGGGCAAATCGAGCCTGGCCTTCGACACGCTCTACGCGGAGGGGCAGCGCCGCTACGTGGAGACGCTCAGCTCCTACGCGCGGCAGTTCCTCGGGCAGCTCCAGCGCCCCGACGTCGAGCACCTGCGCGGGCTGTCACCGACCATCGCCATCGAGCAGAAGAGCGCGTCGAACAACCCGCGGTCGACGGTCGGAACGATCACCGAGATCTACGACTACCTGCGCGTGCTCTACGCGCGTGCGGGCGAGCAGCACTGCCACCAGTGCGGCAAGCCCGTGCAAGCCCAGACCGCCGAGCAGATCGCCGCCGAGATCCTGGCGCTGCCTGCGGGCGCGCGCGCGACGCTGATCGCGCCGCTGGTCAAGCACCGCAAGGGGGAGTTCCGGGAGCTGTTCGACGACCTGCGGGCGCGCGGGTTTCTGCGCATCGAGGTGGACGGGAAGGCGATCCGCCTGGACGAGGTGGCCGAGGGGAGCTTGAAGCTCGAGAAGCATCAGAAACACACCATCGCGGTGATCATCGATCGCGTTCCGGTGTCGGCCGACAACCGGCAGCGGCTCGTCGAGGGGGTGGAGCTCGGGCTGCGCGAGAGCAAGGGCGAGCTCGAGGTGTCGGTGGAGTCGGCTGGCAAAGGTGCGAAGAAGCAGGCCGAGGCGGCGCTGACGTTCAGCGTGAACCGCGCCTGCTGCGGGCAGAGCTTCCCGGAGCTGAGCCCGCAGAGCTTCTCGTTCAACAGCCCGCTCGGGATGTGCAACGCCTGCAACGGGCTGGGGACGCGGCTGGAGGTGGACCCCGCGCTGGTGATCCCCGACGCGTCGCTGTCGATCCGCGACGGGGCGATCGCGCCGTGGGCGTCGGCGATGGCGCGCGGCGAGGGCTGGACGTTCCGCATCGCGGAGTCGGTGGCGAAGGCGTGCAAGGTGAACCTGGACACGCCCTGGAAGAAGCTGGGCGCGAAGAAGCAGCAGGTGGTGCTGTTCGGGATGGCGGGGCAGAAGATCGCCGTCGCGTGGGGGAAGGAGGGCTCCGAGAGCCACGGGACGTTCGGGATGACCTGGGAGGGGGTGATCCCGGGGCTGATGCGGCGCTTCCGCGACTCGACGTCGGACACGGCGCGCGAGCAGTACCGGCGGTTCATGCGAGAGATCGCCTGCGATGCGTGCGGGGGGCGACGGCTGCGGCCGGAGACGCTCTCGGTGCGGCTCGCCGGGCGGAGCATCGCCGACGTGACGACGATGACGGTGCGGGAGGCGGCGGCCCACTTCGATGCGCTGACGCTGACGGGCGCGCGGGGACAGATCACGGAAGGGGTGCGGCGGGAGATCACGAGCCGGCTCGGGTTCCTGCTGAACGTGGGGCTCGAGTACCTGACGCTGAACCGCGGCGGGCCGACGCTGAGCGGCGGCGAGGCGCAGCGCATCCGGCTCGCGAGCCAGCTCGGGAGCGAGCTGAGCGGGGTGATGTACGTGCTCGACGAGCCGAGCATCGGGTTGCACCAGCGCGACAATGGGCGGCTCATCGCGACGCTCAGGAGGCTGCGCGATCTGGGCAATACCGTGCTCGTGGTGGAGCACGATGAGGAGACGGTGCTCGCGGCCGATCACGTGATCGATTTCGGGCCGGGCGCCGGGCATCTCGGGGGGAAGGTGATCGCAGCGGGAACGCCGGAGGAGATCGCGCGGCACCCGGAGAGCTTGACGGGGGCGTACCTGTCGGGGCGCATCCGGATCGAGACGCCGAAGGCGCGACGCACGCCCAAGGGGTGGATCTCGGTGCTGGGGGCGACGGAGCACAACCTGAAGAACATCGACGTGCGGCTCCCGCTCGGGGTGCTGACGGCGGTGACCGGGGTGAGCGGCGCGGGGAAGAGTTCGCTGGTGAACGGGATTCTGCTGCCGGCGCTGGGACGGTTGCTGCACGGGTCGCTGGAGCCGGTGGGCGCGCACCGGGCGATCGAGGGGCTGGACGTGCTCGACAAGGTGATCGCGATCGATCAGAAGCCGATCGGACGTACGCCGCGCTCGAACCCGGGGACGTACACGAAGGCGTTCGACATGATCCGCGAGCTGTTCGCGCAGCTGCCGGACGCGCGCGCGCGCGGCTGGGAGTCGGGGCGGTTCAGCTTCAACGTGAAGGGGGGTCGCTGCGAGGCGTGCCACGGCGACGGGGTGGTGAAGGTGGAGATGCACTTCCTCGCGGACGTGTACGTGACGTGCGAGGTGTGCAAGGGGAAGCGGTACAACGAGCAGACGCTGTCGGTGCGCTACAAGGGCAAGAGCATCGCCGACGTGCTCGACACGAGCATCGACGAGTGCCTGAAGCTGTTCGAGGCGGTGCCGGAGCTGAAGCGGATCCTGACGACGCTGGTCGACGTGGGTCTCGGCTACGTGAAGATCGGGCAGAGCGCGCCGACGATGAGCGGCGGCGAGGCGCAGCGGGTGAAGCTGTCCCGGGAGCTGAGCAAGCGGCAGACGGGGCGGACGCTCTACGTGCTCGACGAGCCGACGACGGGGCTGCACTTCGAGGACATCCGCAAGCTGCTCGGGGTGCTGCAGCGGTTGGTGGACGCGGGGAACTCGGTGGTGGTCATCGAGCACAACCTCGACGTGATCCGGTGCGCGGACTGGCTCGTGGACATCGGGCCGGAAGGCGGCGAAGGGGGCGGGCGCGTGGTCGCCGAGGGGACGCCGGAGCAGGTGGCGCGGGTGGAGGCGTCCTACACGGGTCAGTTCCTGGCGAAGCTGCTGCGGTAGGCAGTCGTGGGGGACCACGCGGGGACGGATCCGCGGGTTCCTGGACCTTCGACGCGCGGTTGCGTCATTCTGAACCGCGAGCATGAAGTCGCACGCCGCTCGTCGTCTCTCCACCCCGCTTGGCTCTCTCTGGTTCAGCTCGTTTTCGGAGCGCATGAGGCAAAGGCTCGCACCGTGGTCCTTCGTGGGCGCGGCGGTGGTCGCACTCACGGGCTGCGTGGCCGGCGAGGTCGAGGGGGGAGGTGGAGAGGTCGAGTCCCTCGGCGAGGACGCGGCGGCCCAGGTGGTCTGCGCCGCCGGTCCGACCGTGGAGGGGATCGATGTGTCGTACTGGCAGCAGCACGTCGACTGGCAGGCGGTCGCCGACGCGGGGATCCAGTTCGCGATCGCCCGGGTGAGCCACGGCACCCGCGACACGTTCTTCGACGCGAACTGGGCAGGGATCAAGGCGGCGGGGCTCGTGCGGGGGGCGTACCAGTACTACCTGGCCGACCATGATCCGCTGGAGCAAGCCGAGCTGATGATCGAGGCGATCGGAACGCTGCAGGACGGGGACTTGCCGCCCGTGATCGACATCGAGTCGCACGAGGGGCAGGACCGAGAGACGATCCTCGCGGGGCTGCGGCTGTGGCTCGATCGGGTGGAAGGGGCGCTGGGTCGGAAGCCGATCATCTACACGGGGAAGTACTTCTGGCAGGACTTCGTGGCGAGCGACGAGTTCGTCGACCATCCGCTGTGGATCCCGAACTACAGCAACGACTGCCCGAACCTGCCGAACGGCACCTGGAGCGACTGGACCTTCTTCCAGTACTCGTCGACGGGCTCGGTGCCCGGGATCAGCGGGAACGTGGACCGGAACCACTTCAACGGTTCGCTCGAGATGCTGCATGCGTTCGCGCAGAACCGGCCTGCGCTCGCGGCGGAGTTCGTGAGCCAGTCGTTCCCGTACGCGAGCCAGGGAGCGCTGAAGCTGCGCGCCGGTGAGGTGGTGGAAGCGTCGATCGAGCTGAGGAACGTGGGGTCGCGGGCGTGGGACACCGGGACGTACCTTGCAGCGACGGAGCCTCGTGGTCGCGAGAGCGTGTTCACCGGGCCGGAGTGGCCTTCCGCCAGCCGCTTCGCTGCGGTGGAGGGCAAGGTGATGCCAGGGGAGAGCTACCGCTTCACCTTCGCGCTGCACGCGCCCTCGATGCCAGGCGTGTACGACGAATTCTTCGGGCTGGTGCAGGTCGACGGTGCGGGAGAGCGGTGGTTCAGCGATGCCGGACAGGGGGGGCCGCCGGATGATCAGCTGGAGGGGATCTTCGAGGTGCTGCCGGCGCTACCAGGAGATCCGGTGGAGCCCGGAGAGCCTGTGACGCCCGAGGAGAGGCCTCGCGACGACGGCGAGTACCTGGGGACGAGCGGGTTGTGCGCCGCACGTCCGGGGACATCGCCAGGGACGGCGGGGGCGTGGCTGCTCGTGGCGATGGGGACGCTCGTGGCGGGAAGACGCCGACGGCGCTGAGGAGCCGCTTTCGGCGCGCAGAGGCGGGCGCGGTCACAGCAGATCGAGGAGGGCGTCGGACAGGTCGTCGCACAGGTCTGCGAGCCGGTCGTCCTGGGCCGCCAGGGAGGCGTGCAAGGCGTCGGCCGCACTCCGTACGCGAGCGCGCGCGTCCTCGTCGTCCGCGCTCTCCGCGCTCAGGGCGCGCCAGGCCCGCGACAGCATGGCCCAGGCGAGCGCGGGGTCGATCTGCGCGCCGCTCGGTATGCGGGCGGAAGGGGACGAGGTGGTCGCAGGGTCGCTCGCCCCGCTGCGAAAGGCCTCGACGGCGGCGCGGGAAGCCTGTCGGCGCTGCTCCGTCATGCGGTAGGGGCTCTCGGTGATCTGCACGTCCGCGCTCTTGCCCGAGGGAAGGTGCTGCGCTCGGACGTGCAGCACGCCCGAGAGGTCGAGACGGAAGGTGACCTCGACGGGGGCGTTCGCCGGGCCTGGCGGGAGGGGATCGACGCGCACCCTCCCGAGGCGCGTGTTGCCCGAGACGCGGGGGTGCTCGCCTTGCACGATGGGGAGGTCCGCGGCGGTCTGGTCCTCCATCATCGTGTAGACGGTCTTCGAGCGCTCCACGGGCACGACCGTGTCGCGCGGGATGACGGCCTCGGCCATCAGGTCATCGTTTCCGCGGTCCATGGCGATGAGGGCGATGTCGTCGATCACGCCCACGGCGAGGGTGTGGGGGGTGATGTCGATGAGGACCTCGTCGACGTCGGCGCCGCCGATGCGGCCAGCCAGCAAGGAGGCGCCGAGGGCGACCGCGCGATCGGCGTCGAGGCTGGTCTGCACGGGCCTGCCCAGGTGCTCGGCCACCATGTGCCGGACGAGAGGCATCTTGCTCATCCCGCCCACGAGGAGCACGCGGCTCGCGTCGGCGGCGCTGACGCCGGCGTCGCGCAGGGCCGCGTCGACACAGGCGAGGGTGCGTGCCACGAGAGGTCGCGCCACCTCTTCGAGATCGCGCCGCATGAGCAGGAGGTCGAGGTGGAGGGCCCTGGCACCCTCACCGGCGAGGAAGGGATCGAAGAGCCGGACCTCGGTGCGATCCGAGAGGGCAATCTTGGCGCGCTCGACGGCCTCGGTCAGGCGCGTCATCGCCCTGGGGTCGCGCTCGACCTCGGCGCGGTGCTTGCCGAGCTGAGCGAGCACGCGCTCGCTGAAGGCGCGATCGATGTCATCACCGCCGAGGTGGGTGTCGCCCCGGCTGGAGCGCACTTCGAGGAGCCCCGCTTCCCGTTCGAGGACCGAGACGTCGAACGTGCCACCGCCGAGGTCGTACACGACGACCAGCTCTTCGGCGCCGGTGGTGTAGGTCAGCGCTGCCGCCGTGGGCTCGTTGAGGAGGCGCTCCACGACGAGGCCGGCAAGCTCTCCGGCGTCGCGGGTGGCCTGGCGCTGGGCGTCGTTGAAGTAGGCGGGCACGGTGATGACGGCCCGCCTCGGTCGATGACCGAGCGCAGCGGTGGCGCGATCGAGCAGCGCACTCAGGAGCAGCGCGGACACCTCCGGCGGCGAGAGCATGCGGGTGCCGACGCGCAGGCGGACGTCACTGCCCATGCGGCGCTTCACCGAGACGACCGTCCCCGCCGGGTCCATCAGGCGTCGGTTTCTCGCGGCCCGCCCGACGAGGAGAGCACCGTGGGCATCGACACCGACGGCGGAAGGCAACAACTCGACGCCAGAAACGTCCGGGAAGATGCGCAAGCTGCCCTCGACCGCCGCGCCGATCAGGGAGTTCGTCGTTCCGAGATCGATCCCGACCGGTAGGTCCGTTGCCCTCATGATCCATTCCCTCCAGCGCAGGGACTCTCGGGAGACGGACCACTGCTGGCGATCACCTCGGCTTCGCGGACGACCGCCCCGCCGAGCGCGTAGCCGACGCGCACCACCTCGACGACGCGCCCCGCAGGGAAGCCAGGGCGAGGAGGGCTCACGCCGACGACGCGGTGGCGCTCTGCGTCGACGGCTTCACCGAGGGGCCTCTCGACGTTCACGCCCAGCTCGGTGAGCGACGCGTTGAGCTGCTGGTCCAGCACGCGCAACCCTTCGACGAGCGCCGCGAGCTCGGAGGCACCTTCCTCGGGTGCGCCGAGGAGGCGCTGCCACCACCTGCGGGAGATCCGTTGTCGTACAGCGCCCTCGCTGGCGTGCTGCACGACGCGCTCCATGGCGTCGGCAATCGGGATGAGCGCGCGGAGCCAGTGACCGCCGATCTCCCGCATGGCCCCCTCCCGGAGGGTGGGCGCTCCCTCCTCATCGCGATCGCGGGACGCCGCGGGGGCCGCTTCCTGTGCCAGGCCGCGCACGGCCATCAGGCACGACTCGGCGGCAGCTTGAGCGGCGACGGCGGCTCGCCCTTGCCGCCGCACCTCTTTGAGCAGGTCGTCGAGCCGGGACGAGAGTGATTCCAGGGTAGCCGGCGCCTGCGCGGGCAGATCGCTCACTGGCTCTTCTCCTTGACGTTCCGCGGTTCCAGCTTCGGCACTGGCGCGTCCAGCGCTGGCGCGTCCAGCGCTGGCGCGTCCAGTGCCGGAACATCGGATGCTGGGGCGTCCATTCCGTCGTCGTCTCCGAGGAGCTGTGCGAGGTCGTCTGCGTCGAGGCGGGCGGCAATGACCCGCAACAGCGCCATTGCTGTCGTGCCAGGTGGCGCAGGGGGAGGTGCATCCGGAGGTGGAGGCGGTGGGACCAGCGGCTCCGGGTGCAGCAACAGCTCCCGCACTTTCGGCTCCGGGTGGAGCAGAAGCTCGTACGCCTCGCGGATCACCCGGAAGCGATCGGGGTCTCGGTCGGGCGGGTGTGCAGTCACCGCGCGTCGGTACGCCCGCTTGAGCGTGCTGGCGTCGTCAGGGATTCCTTCCAGACCGAGGGTCTCGCGCGCCGCTGCCAGTGAAGACGACAAACTCATCGCGCCTTCCTCCTCTGCCCCGCTTTCTTCGGTTTTCCAGATGCCCTT is part of the Chondromyces crocatus genome and encodes:
- the grpE gene encoding nucleotide exchange factor GrpE, producing the protein MSDLPAQAPATLESLSSRLDDLLKEVRRQGRAAVAAQAAAESCLMAVRGLAQEAAPAASRDRDEEGAPTLREGAMREIGGHWLRALIPIADAMERVVQHASEGAVRQRISRRWWQRLLGAPEEGASELAALVEGLRVLDQQLNASLTELGVNVERPLGEAVDAERHRVVGVSPPRPGFPAGRVVEVVRVGYALGGAVVREAEVIASSGPSPESPCAGGNGS
- a CDS encoding Stp1/IreP family PP2C-type Ser/Thr phosphatase, with product MLEAATEAVDLQLYLEAAGCTHVGMIRDTNQDSFALVESLGLFLLADGMGGRAAGEIASRMAVDTVRGFFDDPDATWPIALGPPSTRTGTARYVDQALPLLVAGIQLANGRIFAAARRDRDKRGMGTTFVAALARDGFVALAHVGDSRVYRYRNGELDLLTRDHSLLNECIRLGHILPEDAASFPLQHVITRALGTEELVEVETRIEEVQCDDVLLLCSDGLSGPVSSEEMAEIISSQGDLQMAARRLVQRANERGGPDNVTCILVRWSDAITTANRGRQTTTPTTPAPAP
- the uvrA gene encoding excinuclease ABC subunit UvrA, giving the protein MQAAHSTPRLHEAAREPDFIEVIGSREHNLHIDKLEVPKRQLVVFTGVSGSGKSSLAFDTLYAEGQRRYVETLSSYARQFLGQLQRPDVEHLRGLSPTIAIEQKSASNNPRSTVGTITEIYDYLRVLYARAGEQHCHQCGKPVQAQTAEQIAAEILALPAGARATLIAPLVKHRKGEFRELFDDLRARGFLRIEVDGKAIRLDEVAEGSLKLEKHQKHTIAVIIDRVPVSADNRQRLVEGVELGLRESKGELEVSVESAGKGAKKQAEAALTFSVNRACCGQSFPELSPQSFSFNSPLGMCNACNGLGTRLEVDPALVIPDASLSIRDGAIAPWASAMARGEGWTFRIAESVAKACKVNLDTPWKKLGAKKQQVVLFGMAGQKIAVAWGKEGSESHGTFGMTWEGVIPGLMRRFRDSTSDTAREQYRRFMREIACDACGGRRLRPETLSVRLAGRSIADVTTMTVREAAAHFDALTLTGARGQITEGVRREITSRLGFLLNVGLEYLTLNRGGPTLSGGEAQRIRLASQLGSELSGVMYVLDEPSIGLHQRDNGRLIATLRRLRDLGNTVLVVEHDEETVLAADHVIDFGPGAGHLGGKVIAAGTPEEIARHPESLTGAYLSGRIRIETPKARRTPKGWISVLGATEHNLKNIDVRLPLGVLTAVTGVSGAGKSSLVNGILLPALGRLLHGSLEPVGAHRAIEGLDVLDKVIAIDQKPIGRTPRSNPGTYTKAFDMIRELFAQLPDARARGWESGRFSFNVKGGRCEACHGDGVVKVEMHFLADVYVTCEVCKGKRYNEQTLSVRYKGKSIADVLDTSIDECLKLFEAVPELKRILTTLVDVGLGYVKIGQSAPTMSGGEAQRVKLSRELSKRQTGRTLYVLDEPTTGLHFEDIRKLLGVLQRLVDAGNSVVVIEHNLDVIRCADWLVDIGPEGGEGGGRVVAEGTPEQVARVEASYTGQFLAKLLR
- a CDS encoding GH25 family lysozyme encodes the protein MRQRLAPWSFVGAAVVALTGCVAGEVEGGGGEVESLGEDAAAQVVCAAGPTVEGIDVSYWQQHVDWQAVADAGIQFAIARVSHGTRDTFFDANWAGIKAAGLVRGAYQYYLADHDPLEQAELMIEAIGTLQDGDLPPVIDIESHEGQDRETILAGLRLWLDRVEGALGRKPIIYTGKYFWQDFVASDEFVDHPLWIPNYSNDCPNLPNGTWSDWTFFQYSSTGSVPGISGNVDRNHFNGSLEMLHAFAQNRPALAAEFVSQSFPYASQGALKLRAGEVVEASIELRNVGSRAWDTGTYLAATEPRGRESVFTGPEWPSASRFAAVEGKVMPGESYRFTFALHAPSMPGVYDEFFGLVQVDGAGERWFSDAGQGGPPDDQLEGIFEVLPALPGDPVEPGEPVTPEERPRDDGEYLGTSGLCAARPGTSPGTAGAWLLVAMGTLVAGRRRRR
- a CDS encoding Hsp70 family protein, with protein sequence MRATDLPVGIDLGTTNSLIGAAVEGSLRIFPDVSGVELLPSAVGVDAHGALLVGRAARNRRLMDPAGTVVSVKRRMGSDVRLRVGTRMLSPPEVSALLLSALLDRATAALGHRPRRAVITVPAYFNDAQRQATRDAGELAGLVVERLLNEPTAAALTYTTGAEELVVVYDLGGGTFDVSVLEREAGLLEVRSSRGDTHLGGDDIDRAFSERVLAQLGKHRAEVERDPRAMTRLTEAVERAKIALSDRTEVRLFDPFLAGEGARALHLDLLLMRRDLEEVARPLVARTLACVDAALRDAGVSAADASRVLLVGGMSKMPLVRHMVAEHLGRPVQTSLDADRAVALGASLLAGRIGGADVDEVLIDITPHTLAVGVIDDIALIAMDRGNDDLMAEAVIPRDTVVPVERSKTVYTMMEDQTAADLPIVQGEHPRVSGNTRLGRVRVDPLPPGPANAPVEVTFRLDLSGVLHVRAQHLPSGKSADVQITESPYRMTEQRRQASRAAVEAFRSGASDPATTSSPSARIPSGAQIDPALAWAMLSRAWRALSAESADDEDARARVRSAADALHASLAAQDDRLADLCDDLSDALLDLL